DNA sequence from the Euwallacea fornicatus isolate EFF26 chromosome 15, ASM4011564v1, whole genome shotgun sequence genome:
CTATGATTGGGCTTCCTATCTGCGGAGATACCTCAAATTATAACAAATCATTGCATGAAATTTTGTGCATGAGATGGTATATGGCAGCAGTCACTATGCCTTACTTCAGAGTGTCTTCAGGTAGCACGAATACCAGAAACCACATAAAAGACCTACCGatataagttaatttttagGGAACATATTTAGAGACCCAGCAAACCTTAACACAAAATACGCAGAAATAGTCGCAGAAACTGCCATGACCAGAAGGGCACGTTTGCAGGATTATTTGTTTACACTGCTCAGCACCAGCAGCCCTGTTGTTAGGCCTATGTATTTCGATTATTACGCCAATGACTCAACTCTTTCAATGGAAAGGTATGGTCAACAACTATtcattaattcattaaaatttaaacttgtaTTTAAGGCAGTATACTCTAGGCTCAAACATCATAGTAACGCATCCCTTCAGCAGTGGTGCAACTAGGCTACAAGTGTATTTGCCCTACTCGAAGGGAGTTTGGTACGAATTTTGGGGAGGAACCAAATTTGCTATTAAAAAGAGCCATGAATTTGTTGAGATTGATTTGATTGAGTCTGATTTGATTATGTTTGTTGCTCAAGGGACTATTGTGGCCTTAACTGTAAGTCAAAAAGATAGTctacaaaatcaaaataacaataaattctcTAGAGTATCACCGACCTTCAGTTATACATTGGATTAGATTGCACATCAGGGTCTTGTAAAGCAAAAGGGGAATTACTGAAAGAAGACAGATTGCTGAAATTTTCTGCCTCAGATAGTGAACTTATAGTAGAAGGTTTATCAACAAAAGATTGTCATCTTTCTTTAACTAATCTAAGGGTTTATGGATACAACAGTGTGGAATcatatgttaaaattttcaaagttgatAGCAAGACATTATgtgaaaaaggaaaagaaaaagtgaCAATAGTTTTTAAGGACTTGCAATAAAGGTTTTTAATATACTTATCAGTTTTTCTTCTTATTCATTTGCAGCAACATTATCACAATAGGACTTCAAAGATTCaactacaaaatttaaatattcatcagTATTCTGATCTGTCTTTCTTCCTGCTTCAATATGTAACTCATAACTGGGACCAAACTGACTGAAATACTAATATAGaggcaattaaaattatattttcctttGCAACTTTTAAATACCTCAGATGAATCAGGAATATCATTATCCACATCCATGTCCAATGTTATGGCAGTTATATACGTCCATAAACGAGCTGTGTTTGGAGCATTGTAACCCCCTAGTTAACTTAAAATGTAGGTAATGGTTTAATGTATGATATTTTTAGTATACCTCCTCCCAAAAGCAAAGTAGGtaaattgctatttaaaacacttttcacACAATTTCCCAGTCCTTTTAAGGTTAAGTTACATTCACCTACGTGATCACCATTTAAACCATCAGCTCCACACTGAAGAACTATCGCGCTGGGCTTAAAACTGTCTAAGACCCTAAAATTCTGCTGTGAATACTGTCACTAGTTTTCATCAAACTTACACAGGAAATAactgtttaaaaactttggtAAATGAGTTGTCACTAAGGCCGCTTTTAAAGGGAACATTTAGTGAGTAAAATTTTCCCTTGCCCTTACCCACATCCTCTATAGTACCAGTGCCAGGGAAAAAACCTATCTCATATTTATGAAATGAGAAGGTTAAAATTCTGTTGCTGTATTCAAAGGCATATTGAACACCATCacctgaaatataaaatttttcatatttttgaaactgaaAGGTAATATGTTACATACCATGGTGAATATCCAGGTCAATATAGAGTATCTTCTGGAAATGTTGGGTCAGAAACTGTATTGCCAGTACTACATCATTTATGTAGCAAAAACCTACTGCACTATCtctgtataaaattaaatcaatcaactcacagtaatattataattttaatagtgTACAGTACCTCAAAGCATGATGCCAACCACCAAACCAATTTATTGCTACTTGAGCCTTTTTTGACACTAGCACTCTTGCCGCCGACAATGAGCCTCCAGCgacatttaaacaaaaatcaaaaatggttTGGAAAGGAGGGCAATCATAAGCCAAGCCATATTCTATGTGATTATCTACAGACAAAACAATAtctctaataatttattaatttaataatgttcaTTTATAATCTACTTGTCCCATAATTAACTGATCCTGTATTTCTTATGGTTTATCAGATTTCCATACATTTTTGTGAACTGTTACCACCCAGTGTATTAGGAATATATACCATTAATTTCATCTAAGCTCAAATCAAAGGAATTCTGAGCTTTCAGGAAGTCCACATATAAGCTTGAATGAAAAGCTTTCAGTTCTTCTTCAGTTGCTTTTTTGTTCGATACTAAAAGGATTTTTGGCGAAGACAAAAGCTGGTAGCTGCATATCAAGTTGTGCACGATT
Encoded proteins:
- the LOC136343809 gene encoding histone deacetylase 8-like isoform X2, with amino-acid sequence MSKNQIAYIYSDDLKAECDKVPFMQSRASIVHNLICSYQLLSSPKILLVSNKKATEEELKAFHSSLYVDFLKAQNSFDLSLDEINDNHIEYGLAYDCPPFQTIFDFCLNVAGGSLSAARVLVSKKAQVAINWFGGWHHALRDSAVGFCYINDVVLAIQFLTQHFQKILYIDLDIHHGDGVQYAFEYSNRILTFSFHKYEIGFFPGTGTIEDVGKGKGKFYSLNVPFKSGLSDNSFTKVFKQLFPVVLDSFKPSAIVLQCGADGLNGDHVGECNLTLKGLGNCVKSVLNSNLPTLLLGGGGYNAPNTARLWTYITAITLDMDVDNDIPDSSESVWSQL
- the LOC136343809 gene encoding histone deacetylase 8-like isoform X1 — encoded protein: MSKNQIAYIYSDDLKAECDKVPFMQSRASIVHNLICSYQLLSSPKILLVSNKKATEEELKAFHSSLYVDFLKAQNSFDLSLDEINDNHIEYGLAYDCPPFQTIFDFCLNVAGGSLSAARVLVSKKAQVAINWFGGWHHALRDSAVGFCYINDVVLAIQFLTQHFQKILYIDLDIHHGDGVQYAFEYSNRILTFSFHKYEIGFFPGTGTIEDVGKGKGKFYSLNVPFKSGLSDNSFTKVFKQLFPVVLDSFKPSAIVLQCGADGLNGDHVGECNLTLKGLGNCVKSVLNSNLPTLLLGGGGYNAPNTARLWTYITAITLDMDVDNDIPDSSEYFSQFGPSYELHIEAGRKTDQNTDEYLNFVVESLKSYCDNVAANE